From Vidua macroura isolate BioBank_ID:100142 chromosome 8, ASM2450914v1, whole genome shotgun sequence, one genomic window encodes:
- the HNRNPH3 gene encoding heterogeneous nuclear ribonucleoprotein H3 isoform X3, translating into MPRRMMGQQRPGPYDRPLGGRGGYYGAGRGSMYDRMRRGGGGYDGGYGGFDDYGGYNNYGYGNDGYDDRMRDGRGMGGHGYGAGDAGSGFHGGGHFVHMRGLPFRATENDIANFFSPLNPIRVHIDIGADGRATGEADVEFVTHEDAVAAMSKDKNHMQHRYIELFLNSTAGGGSGMGGYGRDGMDQGYGSVGRMGMGSNYSGGYGTPDGLGGYSRGSGNSGGYYGQGSMGGGGWRGMY; encoded by the exons ATGCCAAGAAGAATGATGGGACAACAGCGACCTGGACCATATGATAGACCATTAGGAGGAAGAGGGGGTTATTATGGAGCTGGGCGTGGAAGTATGTATGACAGAATGCGTCGAGGAGGTGGTGGATATGACGGTG GATATGGTGGCTTTGATGATTATGGTGGCTATAATAACTATGGCTATGGAAACGACGGCTATGACGACAGAATGAGGGATGGGAGag GCATGGGAGGACATGGCTATGGAGCTGGAGATGCAGGGTCGGGGTTCCATGGTGGCGGTCATTTTGTTCACATGAGAGGGCTGCCTTTCCGAGCCACGGAAAACGATATTGCTAAC TTTTTCTCACCATTAAACCCTATAAGAGTTCACATTGATATCGGAGCAGATGGAAGAGCTACAGGAGAGGCAGATGTGGAGTTTGTAACACATGAGGATGCCGTAGCTGCCATGTCCAAGGATAAGAATCACATGC AGCATCGATACATTGAACTATTCCTGAATTCCACTGCTGGAGGTGGCTCTGGAATGGGAGGCTATGGCAGAGATGGAATGG ATCAAGGTTACGGCTCTGTTGGTAGAATGGGAATGGGTAGCAATTACAGCGGTGGATATGGAACTCCTGATGGCTTGGGTGGATATA GTCGTGGCAGTGGAAATAGTGGAGGATACTATGGGCAAGGCAGCATGGGTGGAGGAGGATGGCGTGGGATGTATTGA